A part of Leptospira neocaledonica genomic DNA contains:
- a CDS encoding MarR family winged helix-turn-helix transcriptional regulator, translating to MSKEKIFRYDKSDDSPGFLLWQVTNLWQREIRKVLEPLDLTHAQFVLLAVTHWLELHEEETTQIKIADRAKTDPMTTSTVLRTLESKKLVKRISHETDTRAKLVKSTQEGQKILKQAVKVVEDFDENFFSILGGKRKDMVSGLQILSRK from the coding sequence GTGTCGAAGGAAAAAATATTCAGATACGATAAGTCCGACGATAGTCCTGGATTTTTGTTATGGCAAGTCACGAATCTTTGGCAAAGGGAGATCCGGAAGGTTTTGGAACCTTTGGATCTTACCCATGCTCAGTTCGTTCTTCTGGCGGTGACTCATTGGTTGGAACTCCATGAAGAAGAGACTACACAAATCAAAATTGCAGATAGGGCAAAAACGGATCCGATGACCACTTCTACCGTGCTTAGAACTTTAGAATCCAAAAAGTTAGTCAAACGTATCTCTCATGAGACTGATACCCGGGCAAAATTAGTAAAGAGTACTCAAGAAGGCCAAAAGATATTAAAGCAAGCAGTCAAAGTGGTGGAAGATTTTGATGAGAACTTCTTCTCCATTTTGGGAGGGAAAAGAAAGGATATGGTCTCCGGTTTGCAGATACTTTCCCGAAAATGA
- a CDS encoding LIC12353 family lipoprotein: protein MFRNRFKINVFLLTMFAIIGNCGDSLRGKPTQAMPELAGFYVNEKSKEWFKNGKIKIQTLWIRRTAKGEMEFSNEILTRLQFSISENREELKVKSGKVQTSDRELLFFETIGREFHRKYHGKNSDDPKSWEVRSFGPFVKVREFAKLLGEGTGRSAELSQDKNAIVFSNGDVYRRIGNPLLGRVSINLGKFKKTIDNEVAGVILFPLDAEAFPQTEGRQNFFALFSTTDPLSVGTPIKIAEFPGQVQEVFEHVAVVELNKTKPGIAPPEIQNFSSLILDGVVDSKTISQKESTDELIRRLKQDPNVSKEELIRELEKLKTKE, encoded by the coding sequence ATGTTTCGAAACCGTTTCAAAATAAATGTATTTCTTTTAACCATGTTCGCTATTATCGGGAACTGCGGAGATAGTTTAAGAGGTAAGCCCACACAGGCAATGCCGGAACTGGCAGGATTTTATGTGAACGAAAAATCGAAAGAATGGTTCAAAAACGGAAAAATCAAAATACAAACTCTTTGGATCCGACGTACCGCAAAAGGAGAAATGGAATTCTCCAACGAAATCTTAACCAGACTCCAATTTAGCATTAGTGAAAACAGGGAAGAATTAAAAGTTAAATCCGGAAAAGTACAAACCAGTGATAGAGAACTTTTATTTTTCGAAACCATCGGCAGAGAATTCCATCGCAAATACCACGGCAAAAATTCCGACGATCCTAAAAGCTGGGAGGTTCGTTCTTTCGGTCCATTTGTAAAGGTAAGAGAATTCGCGAAATTATTAGGAGAAGGAACCGGAAGATCCGCTGAACTTTCTCAGGATAAAAACGCCATCGTATTTTCAAACGGAGATGTTTACAGAAGAATAGGTAATCCTCTCTTGGGAAGAGTCTCCATCAATCTAGGAAAATTCAAAAAGACCATAGATAACGAGGTAGCTGGAGTAATATTATTTCCTTTGGATGCCGAAGCATTTCCCCAAACCGAAGGGAGGCAAAACTTCTTCGCATTATTTTCAACCACAGATCCTTTATCTGTAGGAACTCCTATCAAGATCGCTGAATTTCCAGGTCAGGTTCAGGAAGTTTTCGAACACGTTGCGGTTGTAGAATTAAACAAGACCAAACCCGGAATTGCGCCTCCAGAGATCCAAAACTTCTCCTCTCTAATTTTAGATGGGGTTGTAGATAGCAAAACAATCTCTCAAAAAGAGAGTACGGACGAACTGATCCGAAGACTAAAACAGGACCCAAACGTTTCCAAAGAGGAGCTGATCCGGGAGCTTGAAAAACTTAAGACAAAAGAATAA
- a CDS encoding adenylate/guanylate cyclase domain-containing protein produces MPTAQKGILDLTRWDYRSNPTINLQGDWSFFPNTFDPDLNSEKSTEFRKIPGVWPGTGYALLKLKILLPEKHGRLAIYSKHQATAFEILVNGVSAGSSGKPGTSFETSNPDNRPVYYEWDESTKEVDISFKISNFHHRLTGLWFDIRFGDATSLYKETLILRDWDLFLSGLFFMSTIYHLGIFFLRRQDRTPLVFALFCFCLFLRLFVTEEKLIQFYFPWVGYTLSMNLEYLTMYAALPLGLHFLRHSFPAYFPQRWMLLFYLIAFTFSLSTLFPFPMASRPVPYYQMVFLGGVAFAIIVLFRAIIHGEQYSIPIGFAICALILAGIFDMLAARQIIFARFIIPIGLFVAILTQTFILSSRYRDLYREKEKLSDRLQRLNETYSRFVPISFLEFLGKGKLEDMRPGDQIKKEMTILFADIRSFTEISESLDSKESFELLNSYISEMEPLIQSNHGFVDKYFGDAIMALFPESSDDAVNAAISMQNRILDYNQRRMDQGNRAIGVGIGIHTGSLMMGLVGSGDRMESTVISDAVHLASKLETLNKYYGSNILISEDTYSKLKSSDKFLLRKLDKLKFRGKEDHRAIYELGDHLSKTEKEAFLLSKSNFERGVELFHFGKYLDSGESFREALRIYSGDRAANLYLKRCMEQIYSSTVKVQPGPDLA; encoded by the coding sequence ATGCCAACAGCCCAAAAAGGGATCTTGGATTTAACCCGTTGGGATTACAGGTCCAACCCTACCATCAATCTGCAGGGAGATTGGTCTTTTTTTCCGAATACATTCGATCCGGATCTTAATTCCGAAAAGTCTACTGAATTCCGTAAGATCCCGGGAGTTTGGCCTGGTACAGGTTATGCACTTCTCAAGTTAAAAATACTTCTCCCGGAAAAGCATGGGCGTTTAGCAATCTATTCCAAACATCAAGCGACCGCTTTCGAAATTTTGGTAAACGGTGTGTCTGCCGGTAGTTCAGGAAAACCGGGAACTTCTTTCGAAACCAGTAATCCGGATAATCGGCCTGTTTATTATGAATGGGACGAGTCCACTAAGGAAGTGGATATTAGTTTCAAAATTTCTAATTTTCATCATAGGTTGACTGGACTTTGGTTTGATATCCGTTTTGGAGATGCTACGTCTCTTTATAAAGAAACTTTAATACTTAGAGATTGGGATCTTTTTTTATCCGGTCTTTTTTTCATGTCCACTATCTACCATCTTGGTATTTTCTTTCTTAGGAGACAGGACCGTACTCCTCTTGTATTTGCTTTATTCTGCTTTTGTTTATTCCTTCGTTTGTTTGTGACTGAGGAAAAATTGATCCAATTCTATTTTCCTTGGGTGGGATACACTCTTTCCATGAATTTGGAATATCTTACCATGTATGCCGCCTTACCTTTAGGACTTCATTTTCTAAGGCATTCCTTTCCGGCTTATTTCCCCCAAAGATGGATGTTATTATTTTATCTGATCGCCTTTACATTTTCCTTAAGTACACTTTTTCCTTTTCCAATGGCTTCCAGACCTGTTCCTTATTATCAGATGGTCTTTTTGGGAGGCGTAGCATTTGCGATTATAGTACTTTTTAGAGCGATCATCCATGGAGAGCAATATTCTATTCCGATCGGATTTGCTATCTGTGCATTGATATTGGCCGGGATTTTCGATATGCTCGCCGCGAGACAGATCATATTCGCAAGATTTATTATTCCTATTGGATTGTTTGTCGCCATTCTTACCCAGACATTCATTCTTTCTTCCAGATATAGAGATCTGTATAGAGAAAAGGAAAAATTATCGGATCGCCTGCAACGTTTGAACGAGACTTACAGTAGATTTGTGCCTATCAGCTTTTTAGAATTTTTGGGAAAAGGGAAGCTGGAGGATATGAGACCGGGGGATCAGATCAAAAAGGAAATGACCATCCTATTTGCGGATATCAGGTCCTTTACCGAGATTTCGGAAAGTCTGGATTCTAAGGAAAGTTTTGAATTATTAAATTCTTATATTTCAGAGATGGAACCCCTCATTCAATCCAATCATGGTTTCGTAGATAAATATTTCGGGGACGCGATTATGGCCCTTTTCCCTGAAAGTTCTGATGATGCTGTAAATGCTGCCATCTCCATGCAAAATCGTATTTTAGATTATAACCAAAGAAGAATGGACCAAGGAAATCGTGCGATCGGAGTTGGGATCGGGATCCATACAGGTTCTTTGATGATGGGTTTGGTGGGTTCGGGAGATCGTATGGAAAGTACAGTGATCTCCGATGCGGTTCATCTGGCTTCTAAATTGGAAACTTTGAATAAATATTACGGTTCTAATATATTGATCAGTGAAGATACTTATTCTAAATTAAAATCTTCGGACAAGTTCTTACTTCGTAAATTGGATAAACTCAAATTTAGAGGGAAGGAAGATCATAGAGCAATCTATGAACTGGGAGATCATTTGAGCAAAACCGAAAAAGAAGCATTCCTGCTGTCGAAAAGTAATTTTGAAAGGGGAGTGGAACTTTTCCATTTCGGAAAATATTTGGACTCAGGAGAATCTTTCAGAGAAGCTCTTAGGATCTATTCCGGAGACAGGGCTGCGAACTTATATTTAAAACGTTGTATGGAACAAATTTATTCTTCCACTGTAAAAGTGCAGCCCGGTCCGGACCTAGCTTAA
- the rmuC gene encoding DNA recombination protein RmuC: MEFAIVLLTGLLIGFGLAFFLAKALYSKESGINPNEHEKLKLERAGLLTSEQRSKERILQLEKEFKENSEKTEKAIGYYQAMKKESDLLKERLENQKREFEELMSKLDEKFKHAANQALLDNSQKFNQQTHEKMTDLLRPFKEEIEKFGVKVELSHKEHKDDTANLKAQINNLLEMNKTLSEDAKNLASALKGNSKTQGDWGEGILENILQNSGLVKGREYTAQESVQTEDGRLRPDIVVKLPSGKSIVIDSKVSLTAYVEYASAETEDIKKAALQRHLKSLYEHVSGLYKKNYQSLYGIESLDFVLMFLPVEPSYYEAVRTDPKFLEDAYAKNILIVTPSTLMVSLKMVANLWRKEKQNKNSEQIAEESGKMYDKIVEIVNALETLGRSIDKSRENYDAVLGKLKSGRGNLLGRAENIRKLGAKVRKSLDSASEDSGEDIEETLFLNGE; the protein is encoded by the coding sequence ATGGAATTTGCAATCGTATTACTCACCGGTCTTCTCATCGGCTTTGGCTTGGCATTCTTCTTGGCAAAAGCACTCTATTCCAAAGAGTCTGGGATCAATCCGAATGAACACGAAAAGTTAAAATTAGAAAGAGCGGGACTTCTCACCTCTGAACAAAGATCCAAAGAAAGGATCCTTCAGTTAGAAAAAGAGTTCAAAGAGAATTCCGAAAAAACGGAAAAAGCGATCGGCTATTACCAAGCCATGAAAAAGGAATCTGATCTTTTGAAAGAAAGATTAGAGAACCAAAAGAGAGAATTCGAAGAACTCATGTCCAAGTTGGACGAAAAGTTCAAACATGCAGCTAACCAAGCTCTACTGGACAATTCCCAAAAGTTCAACCAGCAAACCCATGAAAAGATGACTGACCTACTTCGTCCTTTTAAGGAAGAAATAGAAAAGTTCGGAGTCAAAGTAGAACTTTCTCATAAAGAGCATAAGGATGATACAGCAAACTTAAAGGCTCAAATCAATAATCTATTAGAAATGAATAAAACACTTTCAGAAGACGCCAAAAATCTGGCCTCCGCTCTGAAAGGAAATTCTAAGACACAAGGAGATTGGGGAGAAGGAATACTCGAAAATATCCTTCAAAATAGCGGCCTAGTCAAAGGAAGAGAATACACAGCGCAAGAATCCGTACAAACTGAAGACGGAAGATTAAGGCCGGACATAGTTGTCAAACTTCCTTCCGGAAAATCGATCGTTATAGACTCTAAGGTTTCCTTAACAGCTTATGTGGAATACGCTTCTGCAGAAACGGAAGATATAAAAAAGGCTGCACTCCAAAGACATCTCAAAAGTTTGTACGAACATGTCTCGGGATTATATAAGAAAAATTATCAGTCTCTGTATGGAATAGAATCTCTGGATTTTGTGCTGATGTTCCTTCCTGTGGAACCTTCTTATTACGAGGCTGTTCGAACAGATCCTAAATTTTTAGAAGATGCTTATGCAAAGAATATACTGATAGTCACTCCTTCTACTCTAATGGTTTCCTTAAAGATGGTGGCCAATCTTTGGAGAAAGGAAAAACAAAACAAAAACTCGGAACAGATTGCAGAAGAATCCGGGAAGATGTACGACAAGATCGTAGAGATAGTTAATGCTCTTGAAACCCTTGGAAGATCCATAGACAAATCTAGAGAAAATTATGATGCAGTTCTAGGAAAATTAAAGTCAGGACGAGGAAATCTACTAGGAAGAGCGGAGAATATTCGCAAACTAGGTGCCAAGGTTCGCAAGTCCTTAGATTCGGCTTCCGAAGATTCTGGGGAAGATATCGAAGAAACTCTATTCTTAAATGGAGAATAA
- a CDS encoding DEAD/DEAH box helicase, which produces MKPKKTFHELGLSEDVLNAVSDLGFTEPSPIQSEAIPLILSGRDVIGHSRTGTGKTAAFAIPSLEILEEGEQSPQVLVLCPTRELVVQVAEEYRKLGKYKEDFEVAAIYGGDDITKQFKALKRKPQVIVGTPGRTMDHMDRKTLILSGIKMVILDEADEMLDMGFLEDMEIILAKVPEERQTILFSATLSAKVMGITKKFQNSPKIVDVTGGKADRPKIHQIYFEMREGLKHEALIRLLEFHTPKASLVFCNTKVRVDETVEFLKSKGVFSEGLHGDLSQNQRNKVMSGFRSGLVTVLVATDVAGRGIDVSDVEAVVNYDIPRDSEDYVHRIGRTGRAGRKGLALSFVSNKDFRTLRKIREDHEFEMELGKIPDITELTEKKFLEYSHIVKEVAEEGDVSEYSKLVKKLTSEGIPAERLAAALFKLALAEKSEKFDSGARFDQDQRGFREKEGSSRNDRNDRRFGGKSKQKGKRDHKDKNRNSNQHRGGGGGGRKSSGSGGPSRKKANR; this is translated from the coding sequence TTGAAACCCAAAAAAACATTCCATGAACTCGGACTATCCGAGGACGTCTTAAACGCAGTATCCGATCTAGGATTTACCGAACCTTCTCCCATTCAATCCGAAGCTATTCCGCTCATTCTTTCAGGAAGAGACGTAATCGGTCATTCCCGCACTGGAACAGGTAAAACTGCTGCATTCGCAATTCCAAGTTTAGAAATATTGGAAGAAGGAGAACAGTCTCCACAAGTATTAGTACTCTGTCCTACCAGAGAATTGGTGGTCCAAGTTGCAGAAGAATATAGAAAATTAGGAAAATATAAAGAAGATTTCGAAGTAGCTGCAATCTATGGTGGAGATGATATCACCAAACAATTCAAGGCATTAAAAAGAAAACCACAAGTGATCGTTGGGACTCCAGGAAGAACCATGGATCATATGGACAGAAAGACCTTGATCCTAAGCGGAATCAAAATGGTGATCCTGGACGAAGCAGACGAAATGTTAGATATGGGATTTTTAGAGGATATGGAAATCATCCTCGCAAAGGTTCCGGAAGAAAGACAGACCATTTTATTCTCGGCAACTCTTTCCGCAAAGGTAATGGGAATCACTAAAAAGTTCCAAAATTCCCCTAAGATCGTGGACGTAACCGGAGGAAAAGCGGACAGACCTAAGATCCACCAGATCTATTTTGAAATGAGAGAAGGCCTCAAACATGAGGCATTAATTCGTCTATTGGAATTTCATACCCCAAAAGCTTCATTAGTATTTTGTAATACTAAAGTCAGAGTGGACGAAACTGTGGAATTCTTAAAATCCAAGGGAGTTTTCTCAGAAGGGTTACACGGAGACCTTTCCCAAAATCAAAGGAACAAGGTGATGTCCGGATTTCGTTCTGGGCTTGTTACAGTTCTAGTGGCAACAGATGTAGCTGGAAGAGGAATTGACGTAAGTGATGTAGAAGCTGTAGTCAATTACGATATCCCGAGAGATTCCGAAGACTATGTGCACCGTATCGGTAGAACTGGAAGAGCTGGAAGAAAAGGCCTTGCGCTCAGTTTTGTTTCCAATAAAGACTTCAGAACCTTACGCAAGATCAGAGAAGACCACGAATTCGAAATGGAACTCGGAAAAATCCCTGATATAACAGAACTCACTGAAAAGAAATTTTTAGAATATTCTCACATAGTTAAAGAAGTTGCGGAAGAAGGAGATGTTTCCGAATATTCCAAACTTGTCAAAAAACTCACTTCAGAAGGAATTCCTGCGGAACGTTTAGCAGCAGCTCTATTCAAATTAGCTCTTGCTGAGAAGTCAGAAAAATTTGACTCAGGAGCCCGCTTCGACCAAGACCAAAGAGGTTTCCGAGAAAAAGAAGGTTCTTCTCGCAATGACCGTAACGACAGACGTTTTGGTGGAAAATCCAAACAGAAAGGAAAACGGGATCATAAGGATAAAAACCGAAACTCAAATCAACATCGTGGCGGAGGCGGTGGTGGAAGAAAAAGCTCAGGCTCCGGCGGCCCTTCTCGCAAAAAAGCAAACCGTTAA
- a CDS encoding DNA alkylation repair protein, with the protein MPKSKTPTKKKLLGGENSKAEDVIREVRSIADPKSVEILSRFFKTGKGEYGEGDLFLGVKVPSLRKISKSFKGLPLPELQKIVKSNYHEERLLGFFILCEKFQKTPEEEREQLHLFYLKNLKYVNNWDIVDLSSREMIGDYLLDKKRDILYKLVKSNNLWERRVAIISTYAFIRKRDFKDTLKISENLLTDKEDLIHKAVGWMLREVGNRDLKTETDFLDKHAHKMPRTMLRYAIEKFPEKLRLKYMKAGKE; encoded by the coding sequence ATGCCCAAATCTAAAACGCCCACAAAAAAGAAATTATTAGGGGGAGAAAATTCCAAAGCAGAAGATGTGATCCGCGAGGTCCGAAGTATCGCCGACCCGAAATCTGTAGAGATACTTTCCCGATTTTTCAAAACGGGGAAGGGGGAATATGGAGAAGGTGATCTATTCTTAGGAGTTAAAGTCCCATCTTTACGAAAAATTTCCAAATCATTCAAGGGACTTCCGTTACCAGAACTACAAAAGATAGTAAAATCAAACTATCATGAAGAAAGGCTCCTCGGATTTTTTATACTATGCGAGAAGTTCCAAAAAACTCCTGAAGAGGAAAGAGAACAGCTGCATCTATTCTATCTAAAAAACTTAAAATACGTAAACAATTGGGACATCGTAGATTTAAGTTCCAGAGAAATGATCGGAGATTATCTTTTAGATAAGAAAAGAGACATTCTATATAAACTTGTTAAGTCGAATAATTTATGGGAAAGAAGGGTCGCGATCATCTCCACTTATGCTTTTATCCGCAAAAGAGATTTTAAAGATACCTTAAAGATCTCTGAAAACCTATTAACTGATAAAGAGGATCTCATTCATAAAGCAGTCGGCTGGATGCTAAGAGAAGTTGGAAATAGAGACCTCAAAACTGAGACCGACTTTCTGGATAAACATGCGCATAAGATGCCCAGGACCATGCTTAGATATGCGATCGAAAAGTTCCCAGAGAAGTTAAGACTGAAATATATGAAAGCGGGAAAGGAATAA
- a CDS encoding rhodanese-related sulfurtransferase — protein MKHKPLHNIYSKDILRKKLEAEEFQRTTISFYKYVILNDPNLLRNELYREWESLGVLGRIYIAREGINAQLSVPEFNFQKFRDCIDARKEFKNVPFKVAVEQKSYSFLKLDIRVRNKIVADGLADDTFDVTNVGTHLTAEEFNKKLESSETIVVDVRNHYESEIGHFEGALLPQADTFREELPMIIDLLQDKKNKEIVMYCTGGIRCEKASAYLKHHGFQNVYQLHGGIISYASEIKEKGLDSKFKGKNFVFDARLQETVGEEILSECHQCDQKSARHINCENPACHILFIQCESCAEKFDNCCSVECQKIAALPVEEQKKLRKGKAASNQHFSKSKIRPKVFELYKGK, from the coding sequence ATGAAACATAAGCCTCTTCATAATATTTACAGTAAGGATATTCTCAGAAAGAAGTTAGAAGCAGAAGAATTCCAACGTACTACTATTTCCTTTTATAAGTATGTGATTTTAAATGATCCGAACCTTCTCCGCAACGAACTATATAGAGAATGGGAATCTTTGGGAGTGCTCGGAAGAATCTATATCGCAAGAGAAGGGATTAACGCCCAATTATCGGTGCCCGAATTTAATTTTCAAAAATTTAGAGACTGTATAGACGCAAGAAAAGAATTCAAAAATGTCCCTTTCAAGGTGGCTGTGGAACAAAAGTCTTATTCATTCTTAAAATTGGATATACGAGTTCGCAATAAGATCGTAGCAGACGGTCTGGCAGATGATACTTTCGACGTAACTAATGTGGGGACACATTTAACTGCGGAAGAATTTAATAAGAAGTTAGAATCTTCCGAGACTATCGTAGTGGATGTTCGTAATCATTACGAATCCGAAATAGGGCATTTCGAGGGGGCGTTACTTCCGCAAGCAGATACGTTTAGAGAAGAATTACCTATGATCATAGATCTTCTCCAAGATAAAAAGAATAAGGAAATTGTAATGTATTGCACTGGAGGTATCCGATGTGAAAAGGCTTCCGCTTATCTAAAACATCATGGATTCCAAAATGTGTATCAGTTGCACGGAGGAATTATCTCTTACGCTTCCGAAATTAAGGAGAAGGGACTGGACTCCAAGTTTAAGGGAAAAAATTTCGTGTTCGACGCAAGACTCCAGGAAACCGTGGGAGAGGAAATTTTAAGTGAATGCCATCAATGCGATCAGAAATCCGCTAGGCATATCAATTGTGAAAATCCTGCTTGTCATATTCTTTTCATCCAATGTGAATCTTGCGCAGAAAAATTTGATAATTGTTGCTCGGTAGAATGCCAAAAGATTGCCGCTTTGCCTGTGGAAGAACAGAAAAAATTAAGAAAAGGTAAAGCAGCTTCCAACCAACATTTTTCTAAGTCCAAGATCAGGCCTAAGGTTTTCGAACTTTACAAAGGAAAATAA
- the ygiD gene encoding 4,5-DOPA dioxygenase extradiol, whose amino-acid sequence MQKLPVFFVGHGSPMNALGPNPLADTWAESTKNFPEPKAILSISAHWFTRGTYVTANQLPPTIHDFYGFPQELFDVQYPAPGDPKLAEELSKSKNAQVIQDDSWGLDHGTWSVLRNMYPKANIPVVQLSLDATKPGEWHYEFAKSLSKLRENGVLVLGSGDMVHNLRLYDWKNQDNAHDWALDANETFKDLIQKRDWKSLANYQKLGTAVQMAIPTPEHYFPMLYALALAEEKEEIRFYNDIIQSSVSLTSMKIS is encoded by the coding sequence ATGCAGAAGTTACCGGTATTTTTCGTAGGCCATGGAAGTCCAATGAACGCTCTCGGACCGAACCCGTTAGCCGATACATGGGCGGAATCCACGAAAAATTTTCCGGAACCTAAAGCGATCCTTAGTATTTCGGCCCATTGGTTTACTCGAGGAACCTATGTAACCGCAAACCAATTGCCTCCTACCATTCATGATTTTTATGGATTCCCTCAGGAATTATTCGATGTGCAATATCCCGCGCCTGGAGATCCAAAACTTGCGGAAGAACTTTCCAAATCTAAAAATGCACAAGTGATCCAAGACGATTCCTGGGGATTAGATCATGGTACCTGGAGTGTTCTTAGGAATATGTATCCGAAGGCAAATATTCCTGTAGTTCAATTAAGTTTAGATGCTACCAAGCCGGGAGAATGGCATTACGAATTCGCAAAGTCTTTATCTAAGCTAAGAGAAAACGGCGTGCTGGTCTTAGGAAGTGGAGACATGGTGCATAATTTACGTCTTTATGATTGGAAAAACCAAGACAATGCACATGACTGGGCATTGGATGCAAATGAAACGTTCAAGGACCTGATCCAAAAGAGAGATTGGAAGAGCCTTGCAAATTACCAGAAATTAGGAACCGCAGTGCAGATGGCTATTCCAACTCCGGAACATTATTTTCCTATGCTATATGCTTTGGCGCTGGCCGAGGAAAAGGAAGAGATTCGTTTTTATAATGATATCATCCAGAGTTCGGTTTCTCTGACTAGTATGAAGATCAGTTAG
- a CDS encoding bile acid:sodium symporter family protein, whose amino-acid sequence MQDYDLVRLNFSPGGLFVLNICLGLIMYGVSLELTIADFTNLRKQPKAAIVGLFSQLVLLPALTVGLLYILKPHPGLALGMILVAACPGGNMSNFISLLAKGNVPLSISLTATTTVLAWFFTPFNFFFWGKLYTPAADRLKEISLNPVDVFLSIFLILVLPLILGALTNRFLPKVASSLKKPMRIGSTVLLGVFILIAFVGNWRSFVEFGAVLFWLVLIHNGSALVVGYLVSWIAGLAHKERKTISLETGLQNSGLGLILIFTFFQGIGSMALIAAWWGVWHLISGLFLASIWGREKTT is encoded by the coding sequence ATGCAAGATTACGATTTAGTCAGATTGAATTTCAGTCCGGGGGGACTTTTCGTCCTGAATATATGTTTGGGACTCATCATGTATGGGGTCTCTTTGGAGTTGACCATTGCTGATTTTACGAACTTAAGAAAACAACCTAAGGCGGCGATTGTAGGTCTATTTTCCCAATTGGTATTATTGCCAGCGCTAACAGTTGGATTACTTTATATTTTAAAACCTCATCCAGGTCTAGCTCTTGGAATGATCTTAGTAGCCGCTTGTCCAGGCGGGAATATGTCCAATTTTATCAGCCTTCTCGCCAAAGGAAATGTTCCTCTTTCCATTTCTCTCACGGCGACTACCACTGTTTTAGCCTGGTTCTTCACCCCATTTAACTTTTTTTTCTGGGGAAAATTATATACTCCTGCGGCTGACAGATTAAAAGAGATCAGCTTAAATCCGGTAGATGTATTTCTTTCTATTTTTCTAATATTAGTTTTACCTTTGATCTTAGGAGCTCTTACAAATCGTTTCCTGCCTAAGGTTGCTTCCTCTTTAAAAAAGCCGATGAGAATTGGATCTACAGTTTTACTAGGTGTTTTTATACTGATCGCGTTTGTAGGAAACTGGAGATCCTTTGTGGAGTTCGGAGCCGTTTTGTTTTGGCTTGTGCTAATCCATAATGGTTCCGCATTAGTAGTAGGATATCTTGTTTCTTGGATCGCAGGTCTTGCTCACAAGGAAAGAAAAACGATCTCCTTAGAAACAGGACTCCAAAACTCAGGTCTTGGTCTCATCTTAATTTTTACATTCTTCCAAGGGATAGGATCCATGGCGCTTATCGCTGCTTGGTGGGGGGTATGGCATTTGATTAGCGGGCTTTTCCTAGCCTCTATCTGGGGAAGAGAAAAAACTACCTAA